A single Providencia manganoxydans DNA region contains:
- the rnr gene encoding ribonuclease R, protein MSHDPFQEREAEKYESPIPSREFILELLTKRTAPAKREEIAQLLNLSSEEELEALRRRLRAMERDGQLVFTRRQCYALPERLDLLKGKVIGHRDGYGFLRVEGKKEDYYLSQDEMKRALHGDVILAQAYGQDRKGRTEVRVVRVLEPRNNQIVGRYFIESGMGFVVPDDSRLSFDILIPKDQINGARMGNVVVVELVSRPQRRAQAVGNIIEILGESMGTGMAVEIALRTHEIPHTWPPQVEKQVADLSEHVPESAKKGRVDLRDLPLVTIDGEDARDFDDAVHCAPKKGGGWRVWVAIADVSYYVRQQTALDDEARSRGNSVYFPSQVVPMLPEVLSNGLCSLNPGVDRLCMVCEMTVSASGRLSSFKFYEAVMNSHARLTYTKVWKILQGDEELREHYKTLVPHIEQLHALYKTLDAARIERGAISFESEEAKFIFNAERRIERIEPVERNDAHKLIEECMILANIAAARFVEKNEEPALYRVHDRPKEESVMNLRSVFSELGLTLPGGMKPEPKDYAQVMNDVAERPDHELLQTMILRSMKQAIYDPENRGHFGLALKSYAHFTSPIRRYPDLTLHRGIKYLLAKEQGHSDHRWTPTGGWHSDMDSMLQLGEHCSMTERRADEATRDVADWLKCDFMQDQVGQVFTGLITSVTGFGFFVRLNDLFIDGLVHVSTLDNDYYRYDAVGQRLIGESSGTTYRLGDEVEIRVEAVHMDERTIDFALISTTRKAKNPGKTARDKMKKEVKNATKSARGKRDVSKEKNFEPDSAFRRSEKKGKKTDKKTDKKADTKAKAKKASDKTKKITAKLKAKRAAKKAEKQAG, encoded by the coding sequence ATGTCACATGATCCTTTTCAGGAAAGAGAAGCAGAAAAATACGAATCCCCTATTCCGAGCCGAGAGTTTATTCTTGAACTCCTGACCAAGCGGACTGCACCCGCAAAACGTGAAGAAATTGCACAGCTATTAAACCTTTCTTCAGAAGAAGAACTCGAAGCCTTGCGCCGCCGCTTGCGGGCAATGGAACGCGATGGACAATTGGTCTTCACTCGCCGTCAATGTTACGCCTTACCAGAGCGCTTAGACCTACTGAAAGGTAAAGTTATTGGTCACCGTGATGGTTATGGTTTTTTGCGCGTTGAAGGTAAAAAAGAAGATTATTATCTCTCACAAGATGAAATGAAACGCGCCCTGCACGGTGATGTCATTTTAGCGCAAGCTTATGGCCAAGATCGTAAAGGGCGTACTGAAGTTCGAGTCGTTCGTGTACTTGAACCACGTAATAATCAAATTGTGGGTCGCTATTTTATTGAATCAGGTATGGGGTTTGTGGTGCCTGATGATAGTCGCTTAAGTTTTGATATTTTAATTCCTAAAGATCAAATTAATGGTGCTCGCATGGGCAATGTAGTGGTGGTTGAACTGGTTTCAAGACCTCAGCGCCGCGCTCAAGCAGTAGGTAACATTATTGAAATTTTAGGTGAAAGCATGGGCACAGGTATGGCGGTTGAAATCGCTTTGCGCACCCATGAAATTCCACACACATGGCCTCCTCAAGTTGAGAAGCAGGTTGCTGATTTAAGCGAACATGTACCTGAGTCAGCTAAAAAAGGTCGAGTCGACCTGCGTGATTTACCATTAGTGACCATTGATGGTGAAGATGCTAGAGACTTTGATGACGCAGTACATTGTGCACCGAAAAAAGGTGGTGGCTGGCGTGTATGGGTCGCGATTGCGGATGTTAGCTATTATGTACGTCAACAAACAGCCCTTGATGATGAAGCTCGAAGCCGTGGTAACTCCGTTTATTTCCCATCACAGGTAGTGCCGATGTTACCAGAGGTACTATCCAATGGCCTCTGCTCATTAAATCCAGGGGTAGATCGCCTGTGTATGGTCTGTGAAATGACCGTATCAGCATCGGGGCGTTTGTCATCCTTTAAATTCTATGAAGCGGTGATGAATTCACATGCAAGGCTGACTTACACAAAAGTTTGGAAAATTTTGCAGGGTGATGAAGAGCTGCGTGAACATTACAAAACATTAGTTCCGCATATCGAGCAGCTACATGCACTGTATAAGACATTAGATGCTGCGCGTATTGAGCGAGGTGCAATTTCGTTTGAATCAGAAGAGGCGAAATTTATTTTTAATGCCGAGCGACGCATTGAACGTATTGAACCTGTCGAGCGTAACGATGCTCACAAGTTAATTGAAGAGTGCATGATTTTAGCCAACATTGCAGCAGCGCGTTTTGTTGAGAAAAATGAAGAACCTGCGCTATATCGTGTGCATGACCGCCCGAAAGAAGAGAGCGTGATGAACCTGCGTTCGGTGTTCAGTGAACTGGGACTCACATTACCGGGTGGCATGAAACCAGAGCCAAAAGATTATGCACAAGTGATGAATGATGTGGCAGAGCGCCCTGATCATGAATTGCTGCAAACGATGATTTTACGCTCCATGAAACAAGCGATTTATGATCCTGAAAATCGTGGCCACTTCGGGCTGGCACTAAAATCCTATGCGCACTTTACATCACCAATTCGTCGTTACCCTGACCTTACTTTGCACAGGGGGATCAAATATTTACTGGCGAAAGAACAGGGGCATTCGGATCATCGTTGGACACCAACAGGTGGCTGGCATTCTGATATGGATAGCATGTTACAACTCGGTGAGCATTGCTCAATGACTGAACGTCGTGCTGATGAAGCTACTCGCGATGTCGCCGATTGGTTAAAATGTGACTTTATGCAGGATCAAGTGGGTCAAGTGTTTACAGGCTTGATCACCAGTGTTACCGGTTTTGGCTTCTTTGTGCGCCTTAATGACTTATTCATTGATGGTTTAGTCCATGTCTCGACATTAGATAACGATTATTATCGCTATGATGCAGTCGGTCAGCGTTTGATTGGTGAATCATCAGGTACCACTTATCGTCTTGGCGATGAAGTGGAAATCCGTGTTGAAGCAGTACACATGGATGAGCGCACCATTGATTTCGCCTTGATCTCAACAACGCGTAAGGCGAAAAATCCGGGCAAAACAGCTCGTGATAAAATGAAAAAAGAAGTTAAAAATGCCACGAAATCAGCGCGTGGTAAGCGTGATGTCAGCAAAGAAAAGAATTTTGAACCTGATTCAGCGTTCCGTCGTTCAGAGAAGAAAGGCAAGAAAACGGATAAAAAAACCGATAAAAAAGCGGATACCAAGGCAAAAGCGAAAAAAGCCTCTGATAAGACGAAGAAGATCACTGCAAAATTAAAAGCAAAACGCGCAGCAAAAAAAGCTGAGAAGCAAGCAGGCTAA